A single region of the Musa acuminata AAA Group cultivar baxijiao chromosome BXJ1-11, Cavendish_Baxijiao_AAA, whole genome shotgun sequence genome encodes:
- the LOC103971878 gene encoding probable inactive purple acid phosphatase 27, which produces MRSTSGSIVVLLLLFLLSVVGSAVSGVVRRHDLAGVQPLSRVAIHKAQLALEDKAYVKASPLLLGIKGEDTEWVTVEIGSPKPTADDWIGVFSPAKFNASTCASENDKDEVPLICSAPIKYQFANYSNPDYGRTGKGFLRFQLINQRADFSFALFSGGLDNPRLIAVSNAISFANPKAPVYPRLAQGKSWNEMTITWTSGYDINEALPFVEWGSKWGPATRSPAGTLTFNRGSMCGSPARTFGWRDPGFIHTSYLKELWPNAEYTYKLGHQLFNGSYIWSKSHSFHASPYPGQNSLQQVIIFGDMGKAERDGSNEYNNYQPGSLNTTDMIVKDLDNIDIVFHIGDISYANGYISQWDQFTAQVEPITSRVPYMLASGNHERDWPNTGSFYGTTDSGGECGVLAETMFYIPAENSAKYWYSTDFGMFHFCIADTEHDWREGSEQYKFIEHCLASADRKKQPWLIFAAHRVLGYSSGMSYAAEGSFEEPMGRESLQKLWQKYRVDIALFGHVHNYERTCPIYQNQCVNNEKLHYSGTMNGTIHVVVGGGGSHLSNFSGTVPKWSIFRDLAFGFVKLTAFNHSSLLFEYKRSSDGKVYDSFTISRDYRDVLACVHDSCPPTTLAT; this is translated from the exons ATGAGGTCGACCTCCGGCTCAATAGTCGTGCTGCTTCTTCTGTTTCTGCTCTCCGTAGTCGGCTCCGCCGTGAGCGGTGTCGTGCGCCGGCATGACCTCGCGGGAGTGCAGCCGCTGTCGCGCGTCGCCATCCACAAGGCGCAGCTCGCGCTGGAAGACAAGGCCTACGTTAAGGCCTCGCCGCTTCTCCTCGGCATCAAG GGTGAAGACACTGAATGGGTAACAGTGGAGATTGGAAGCCCCAAACCAACAGCAGATGATTGGATTGGAGTATTCTCTCCGGCCAAATTTAA TGCTTCAACGTGTGCTTCTGAGAACGACAAGGACGAGGTTCCATTGATATGCTCGGCGCCAATAAAG TATCAATTTGCAAATTACTCAAATCCAGACTATGGTAGAACCGGGAAGGGATTCCTGAGGTTTCAGTTGATAAATCAGCGGGCTGACTTCTCCTTTGCATTGTTCAGTGGAGGTCTTGACAAT CCAAGGTTGATTGCTGTATCGAATGCAATTTCTTTTGCAAATCCAAAGGCTCCTGTTTATCCGAGGCTTGCACAGGGGAAGTCATGGAATGAG ATGACTATTACATGGACAAGTGGGTATGACATAAATGAAGCACTTCCTTTTGTAGAATGGGGATCAAAATGGGGACCTGCAACACGGTCCCCAGCTGGGACACTAACTTTCAATCGTGGAAGCATGTGCG GTTCACCAGCTCGCACATTTGGGTGGAGAGATCCTGGATTTATCCACACAAGTTACTTGAAGGAATTATGGCCAAATGCAGA GTACACTTACAAGCTTGGTCATCAGTTATTCAATGGATCCTACATTTGGAGCAAGTCCCATTCATTCCATGCATCTCCTTATCCAGGACAAAATTCCTTGCAACAAGTCATCATTTTTGGTGACATGGGAAAG GCAGAGCGTGATGGGTCCAATGAATACAACAACTACCAGCCTGGTTCATTGAATACCACAGATATGATCGTTAAGGACTTGGACAACATTGATATTGTCTTCCATATAGGGGATATTTCCTATGCTAATGGATATATATCACAGTGGGATCAATTTACAGCACAAGTGGAGCCAATTACTTCAAGAGTTCCCTACATGCTTGCGAG TGGAAATCATGAACGAGATTGGCCAAACACTGGATCATTTTACGGGACGACGGACTCTGGAGGGGAATGTGGGGTACTAGCAGAAACCATGTTCTATATACCTGCTGAGAACAGTGCTAAATATTG GTACTCTACCGACTTTGGTATGTTTCATTTCTGCATAGCAGACACTGAGCATGACTGGAGAGAAGGTTCTGAACAGTACAAGTTTATTGAACATTGCCTGGCATCAGCCGACAGGAAAAAACAACCATGGTTGATATTTGCTGCCCATCGTGTTCTTGGTTATTCATCTGGCATGTCATATGCAGCTGAGGGATCATTTGAAGAGCCCATGGGAAGGGAGAGCCTTCAAAAGCTCTGGCAAAAGTATAGGGTGGATATAGCCTTGTTTGGTCATGTTCATAACTATGAGAGAACCTGCCCAATTTATCAG AACCAATGTGTTAACAATGAAAAGCTTCATTACTCGGGCACGATGAATGGGACAATCCATGTTGTGGTTGGTGGTGGCGGCAGCCATCTGTCGAACTTCTCAGGCACTGTGCCAAAATGGAGCATTTTCAGAGACTTGGCTTTTGGTTTTGTTAAACTCACTGCTTTCAACCATTCTTCTCTGCTTTTCGAATACAAGAGGAGTAGTGATGGGAAAGTATATGACTCGTTTACCATATCGAGGGATTACAGGGATGTGTTGGCATGTGTTCATGATAGTTGCCCCCCAACAACATTGGCTACTTAG
- the LOC103972584 gene encoding squamosa promoter-binding-like protein 16 isoform X1, translating into MDWDLKMPPWCLAELDRDGSIINGTAGGPAVHRLASSPECSVDLKLGGLSDSGSSYKWKDQLRVSSMSVPSSGPLKKQRAMSNASQKASCLVDGCKADLSKCREYHRRHKVCEAHSKTPVVTVGGREQRFCQQCSRFHMLVEFDEAKRSCRKRLEGHNRRRRKPQPSSLNSGIRFSAYPQVHTTVTTEPNWTRIVRREDDTTVPVLIDRKTSNANSSHSYSEERKQFPFLQENETSLSNITPLITSRLSGISSSEMLSDGLTQVFHSDRAHSLLSSPTTQTSLINPCHMIRSADGIVMGQPLVSSMQYSDLTQYSRVATEGVSLTGYSCSGVGGDDRARTIMVSEANGAGIHRQKVFCRGGEGSTDETSAALPFSWQ; encoded by the exons ATGGACTGGGATTTGAAGATGCCTCCATGGTGCTTGGCTGAATTGGACCGTGACGGTTCCATCATAAACGGGACGGCAGGGGGTCCTGCTGTGCACCGCCTGGCAAGTAGCCCAGAGTGCTCTGTCGATCTGAAGCTTGGGGGACTGAGTGATTCTGGATCATCATACAAGTGGAAGGACCAATTGAGGGTGTCCTCGATGTCGGTACCTTCATCTGGTCCACTGAAGAAACAACGAGCCATGAGCAATGCAAGCCAGAAAGCTTCGTGCTTGGTTGATGGATGCAAAGCAGATCTTAGCAAGTGCAGGGAGTATCACCGCCGGCACAAGGTTTGTGAGGCTCACTCCAAGACTCCGGTGGTTACGGTTGGTGGGCGAGAGCAAAGGTTCTGCCAGCAATGCAGCAG GTTTCATATGCTTGTAGAATTTGATGAGGCGAAGCGAAGCTGTCGGAAGCGTCTTGAAGGCCACAACAGACGCCGAAGAAAACCTCAGCCAAGTTCTCTAAATTCAG GTATCAGATTCTCGGCATATCCTCAAGTCCATACAACTGTCACAACAGAGCCAAATTGGACTCGAATTGTCAGAAGAGAAGACGATACCACAGTCCCAGTCCTCATTGATAGGAAGACATCGAATGCCAACTCTTCTCACAGCTACAGCGAAGAAAGAAAGCAGTTCCCTTTCTTGCAAGAGAACGAGACCAGTCTCAGCAACATAACACCTCTTATAACGAGCAGACTGTCCGGGATCAGCAGCAGTGAGATGCTCTCCGATGGTCTAACCCAAGTATTCCATTCTGATCGTGCTCACTCTCTTCTGTCATCGCCGACGACGCAGACATCGCTCATTAACCCATGCCATATGATACGATCAGCTGATGGGATTGTGATGGGTCAGCCCCTTGTTTCAAGTATGCAGTACAGCGATCTGACACAGTACTCTCGCGTGGCGACCGAAGGTGTATCACTGACTGGATATTCATGTTCAGGTGTCGGCGGGGATGATCGTGCGAGGACCATCATGGTTTCAGAGGCTAATGGTGCTGGCATTCATCGTCAGAAAGTGTTCTGTAGAGGTGGTGAAGGCTCCACAGATGAGACCTCTGCAGCTCTTCCCTTCTCTTGGCAGTAG
- the LOC103972584 gene encoding squamosa promoter-binding-like protein 16 isoform X2: MDWDLKMPPWCLAELDRDGSIINGTAGGPAVHRLASSPECSVDLKLGGLSDSGSSYKWKDQLRVSSMSVPSSGPLKKQRAMSNASQKASCLVDGCKADLSKCREYHRRHKVCEAHSKTPVVTVGGREQRFCQQCSRFHMLVEFDEAKRSCRKRLEGHNRRRRKPQPSSLNSGIRFSAYPQVHTTVTTEPNWTRIVRREDDTTVPVLIDRKTSNANSSHSYSEERKQFPFLQENETSLSNITPLITSRLSGISSSEMLSDGLTQVFHSDRAHSLLSSPTTQTSLINPCHMIRSADGIVMGQPLVSSVGGDDRARTIMVSEANGAGIHRQKVFCRGGEGSTDETSAALPFSWQ, encoded by the exons ATGGACTGGGATTTGAAGATGCCTCCATGGTGCTTGGCTGAATTGGACCGTGACGGTTCCATCATAAACGGGACGGCAGGGGGTCCTGCTGTGCACCGCCTGGCAAGTAGCCCAGAGTGCTCTGTCGATCTGAAGCTTGGGGGACTGAGTGATTCTGGATCATCATACAAGTGGAAGGACCAATTGAGGGTGTCCTCGATGTCGGTACCTTCATCTGGTCCACTGAAGAAACAACGAGCCATGAGCAATGCAAGCCAGAAAGCTTCGTGCTTGGTTGATGGATGCAAAGCAGATCTTAGCAAGTGCAGGGAGTATCACCGCCGGCACAAGGTTTGTGAGGCTCACTCCAAGACTCCGGTGGTTACGGTTGGTGGGCGAGAGCAAAGGTTCTGCCAGCAATGCAGCAG GTTTCATATGCTTGTAGAATTTGATGAGGCGAAGCGAAGCTGTCGGAAGCGTCTTGAAGGCCACAACAGACGCCGAAGAAAACCTCAGCCAAGTTCTCTAAATTCAG GTATCAGATTCTCGGCATATCCTCAAGTCCATACAACTGTCACAACAGAGCCAAATTGGACTCGAATTGTCAGAAGAGAAGACGATACCACAGTCCCAGTCCTCATTGATAGGAAGACATCGAATGCCAACTCTTCTCACAGCTACAGCGAAGAAAGAAAGCAGTTCCCTTTCTTGCAAGAGAACGAGACCAGTCTCAGCAACATAACACCTCTTATAACGAGCAGACTGTCCGGGATCAGCAGCAGTGAGATGCTCTCCGATGGTCTAACCCAAGTATTCCATTCTGATCGTGCTCACTCTCTTCTGTCATCGCCGACGACGCAGACATCGCTCATTAACCCATGCCATATGATACGATCAGCTGATGGGATTGTGATGGGTCAGCCCCTTGTTTCAA GTGTCGGCGGGGATGATCGTGCGAGGACCATCATGGTTTCAGAGGCTAATGGTGCTGGCATTCATCGTCAGAAAGTGTTCTGTAGAGGTGGTGAAGGCTCCACAGATGAGACCTCTGCAGCTCTTCCCTTCTCTTGGCAGTAG